In the genome of Phragmites australis chromosome 9, lpPhrAust1.1, whole genome shotgun sequence, the window ATTTAGCAAATGACATAACAAGCCACATGCACAGGCTGATAACATCACTGGCATTTCATAACCCACAAGTTGGCTAAACAAAAACAACTACTACATTATTGAACCATGCCTTCACTGAGTCATGCGGTTTGGGCCTTGCAGAAGCAATAATGATGGAGTTCTTGCAAAAGTTGTCTTCAATGGAGGTGCAATAGAATGGATTGAAGCACTTGCAGTCGCAACTTCTGACACTGTCACATTGACCCTTGCACTTGAACCTCCTCTACCTTGAGCCTCCAAAAGGATTGATGCTTGATCACCTGGATGACTTGCAATAGTAGCTTTTGCAATAATCCTAAAAATCATTTGTTCAGGCATTCGAGGTTGTATTTGTAGGAAATAGAAAGTTGGACATGcacatgaagaagcaaatgaGAGAAAAGTTAAAATTAAAGTTCACTTTACATTCTAAATCGTTGTTCCAGTGCTCTCAGAGTATAGACActgctttgtttttttttatgtttgacATGCCATGCTTGTTGAAGGCCTTTCGTTTCTCTTGCCCTTACTGGTATAACTTTGTTGAGATGTTGGGACTATCATCGTAGTCGGTGTAGGAGGTGTTGACTGGCTTACAGTTGCAGTAGACCCTTTCTTTGCAATACAAGTCGACCTATTGCAGTACCAACTTTAGATATTTTGTTAGGCTTCCTTTTCTCTTGTTCTTCTCTTTTCCTCTCCTTCTTTAGCCTGCCAGGCATCCTCAACCATCTAGGTGGTAGAGATCTATCTCTTTCTGATGTAGACCAGCAAATCTTGCCTTCAACAGGCTGCAGGCAGAAATCATATATCCTCTTGTACTCATCCATATGGTAGCACTTAGATATGAATTCTTCCAGCGGCCTAGAGCTATAGTAAATGAAAGAAATAACATATGGACAAGGCAATCATGACAACTGCCAAAGCCTACATGAGCAAATATGGTCATTCAGATTCACAGTGAATATGTGTTCTCTGAGTGACTTCAAATGCATTATTTCCATTGCTAACGGCATGAAAAAAAATCCTGATTATGTGATGTATGTTTTCATCTTTTTCAGAGTGTTTGAGCATATCAGACAAATCCATTTCTTTAGTGCATCTGTTACCTTAATATTGTCTTTTTCTGGTATCAACAACTGCAACTCTCCTTCCTCTGCAGCCTCTTCCTCCCAATCATTGTCTTCCTGCTTTTCAGACTCTTCCTCTTGATCATCCACAGCAACAAGATCGATAAATACGTCTGTAACCCCTCCCTCAGATATACAATCAGACATTTGCTAGCACGATTTACTAATTCTTTACCAGGGAAGAGCCAATGCAACACCAAAGGATCACTTGTATCGAAATGGTCTTTAAGATGGCCGGTTACCTTATGCAAGAGACATTTTATCATGCTCAATATAGCAAATCTCTTCTCTCCCACCGTAATAGTGCAAACAGATCCATCCCTATTTGGAACCAAAATGTGCCTTAAATCCATTAAATCAGAACTATAACTTAAAAAATCGCTAAAGTGTTTCGATCTGAATGAAGAGCCTATCTTTCCACCGGATCCGTTCCACAAGCGTGTCTACTTGGTAGCCTTTAGCTCCCCATGTCAACCTACGTGTTGCGCCGCTGTCTTCTACAGCCACCGTTGACGAATCGAGCAGCGGGGCTCGGGCTCAGGTTTCATAGCAATAGGGAAGAAAGGGCAAATGAATGGGTGAGGACAACAACCGATTTAGACATATCGCAATGAGCTGACGTGATCACATGTGCCAACGTGGATTACAAAACGACCATCCCGTTAACTTTAAATCACTTCCGACGAGCTTAGGCATACAATCACGATAGTTCGGAGACCAAAACTTAACCTTTTTCCTAGTTCAGTAGAAACCTTCTTACCAGACAGTGGAGACCATTTAATACGATGAAAACATTGTACGTAGTGTTTCATCAGGCAATGGAAAGCAGCCGTATGCAATGTAAACCATGCAAGACGCACAAGTCTTATAGAGGCCTGAGAGGTCAGATATAAAAATAACATACTCCAGTTTGTGGCCTGGAGAGCAGACGGCACTGGAAAGACATTCAACAGAGCACATGATCCTTAGGCATGTTTGTTTCGATCTGCTTCTGAtttaacagaaaaaaaaatcaaaagaccaAACAAACAggtttattaaaaaatagtttctaaaaaatcaaaaacctacttttaaaaaataaattaaaagctgagagtagattttgtaaaaaaaaatatgtgctgaaaagacaaaaaattgttataaaaattaatagctaaatccaaaaacagcttttaaaaaaactaaaagctttttaaaaaacaaaaacaaaagctgaAATAAGCAAAGCTCTCAATCGCATGGCATGTAAGAGATTGGCAATTAAACAGCAACGGAATAAACAATATAGAGAACCGTTCTACATTCCACCGCTCCTTATATGTTTTGTTATAACGATGTCCTACTGTTTATTGACACATTTGGGGTTATACATGTCACTAATTTCTTTACAACAAGGGTCACCTGGCAGTACCGTGTGGTGAGGCCAATACACAATACACGTCGCATACAAGAATGGCCAGGCACGATGCATGATATAATCGCACAAAAATAGCATTAGCTTGCTCTTTTGCTACGTAGCCTACAGAAGTTGGGCGCCACCGAATGGGTTGTGTTGCTGATGCCCATTGTTTGCCACTGGGAATGCCCCAAAGCCAGTATCCAGAAAGGGATTCGTTGCAGGGCCCATTCCCATAAGCTGTGGCTGCATTGGTGGTCCGAAGGGATTTGGTTGCATCATCGTTGGTATCTGCTGATGCTGCTGAGACATGGCAGCCATTTGAACTGATGGTGGGGGAGCGACTTGGTTTGACATCGCGAATGGATCAGTTGTCATGAATGGGTTAGGAGCTGCCGAACCATTGAACTGCTGTTGTTGTCTCTGCCTGTAGGCCCCCTCATCATAAAGGCTGTCCAAGATGAGCTTGTCAAATCCACCACCCTGTAAAAAGTGAGTATATGAGTTTAATTTAATTAAAGGCAGCTGGGCTTGCCAAAACTGTTAAAAAGGGGGAGCTTGAGTAAAGAAAACCAGTAAAAACCAATCCAGCCACATACAAGCAAAAGCTCCAGGTACCATATGCCTTAAAGTTAAAAATGTTGTTTTCTGAACCAAGGTCATAGTTGTTATGGCGGTGTGGCGAGGCACAGCGAGCCACCACCTTCACACCTTTAGACGTGACgaatacacacatacacacatcaTAGACTAGGATATTAGGAAATTACATTGGCAAATGGCAATGTAAATTCAGCTCAAAAGTTATCTAGGATATTAGGAAATCAAAATAGCTATGCTCTGAAAATGTGTGCTATAATGCTATTAGAATTCAGAACTAGTGCTATACTAGTATACTGCTATCCGAAATTCAGAATTCACAATTGCTAGTGCTAGTGCTAACTGAAGTGCCACCAGCCTACCCGAACCAGTGTGCCATATGGTCTTGAGGGGCTGGCATGCACAGAAGATCCTGTTGCATCCAACCGTCCACCATGAAAGCAGCCCAACTTGGCCCAATAAGTACCAAATCCCCTGCAGCCCCAGAACAGACGCCACCCCTGTCCCCTTCATTCCCTTCCCTCAACTCTCTCTCAGCAATGAGCGGACGGCGACGGATTGGATCTCACTGGGCGACAACGGACAGCGCAGGCTGCAGGGGCGGTGGCGGACGGCGAGGAGTGCAGGGGCAGCGGCAGACGCCATACCTGCTAGCACCATGGTGTCGGCGTGGCGAGAGCCAGAAAATAGGCACGCCGATATGGCGTCGCTATACCGATGCCATGACAACTATGATCAAGGTCAAGTACGATAAGTGGAACACTCTTACGGGAGACAACCATGAACAGGTGCAACCAAACGCATAAAACATTCTGGGAGTTCTTAAAGGAATCCGTCGCCCATTGTGACCGTTAGACAAGGCCAACCCTGATTGAATCAAGATGAAGATGACTTCCTGATCATGATTTTTAACATGAGATTATATAGTAGAAAATGAAACCTTTGTGACAAGCCAATGAACTCTCATCAGCACAAGTTATAGTACAGCAAAAATTATTTGAACACAGAGCACCTTTGCACAAGTCCAGACACCAAACTAAAATAGGATGAGACCTAACTATGAAGCTCACACATTCATAAGGAATGTTGTTTGGCACATCAGAAAGCCCCTACTTACACCAGATATCAACATTTTCTCATTTTTCACATACCATTAATCTTTCAAAGCCAATTTTTGATATCAAATGCTGTTAATATGGTTTGGCCACCTAATCTGAGAATTGGTTTACGAGATTGCATTCTAGCATAACCATCAATTggcttcctctttttttttggctcacTACATTAGTATTCACTTGACTAGCCATACCTAGGGCATGTAATTCATGTCATCCACTTGACTATGCACTATAAGGGCATTCTGATCGACAAGAGCTACATCTACCCTAAATTATTGGTGCAATGCAGGGCATTGTAGGACTTATGCATGTTCGTGTTCATCTTTGCAATTTGGCCTACACAGCATAATTTCTATGCACAGTAACCATTTACCATTACAGCAGCAGAACCATCAAAATACTGCTCAAAAGAACAACTAAAATGCCTGCCATGATCGTACAAGTGGCATTTAGACTCAGGCAAGCTCCTGAATGGGCATCGTAAATATTGTGATAGCATAAAGCAATACTTGGTCCACCTGCACAACCTAGCGTATCTACATCACTACATTATAAGATCAAACATGATGTAAGCTGTCAACCTCTGAATATGTGCCTATTGCTCTAACGAAACAGATTTTGGACCTGCCTGTATTATTTAGTAACAGGAAGATGTGGAATGCCATACTAAATAGTGCCCACAACACAAGTGCCAAGTCAAAGTAGCGGTAACAGTGGTAACACTCCGTCACAGCGTCAAGCTTGCAACGAGAAAATTAAAACCTCAGGAAAAGGGTAAAGATTAGAGAAACAAACCAATTGACTATCTGCAGCAGAAGTGGTGTTGCTTGGAGTGGTAACAAGGGCAAGTTCCCATCCTGTTGGATCAAATCCCTTATCTTGCAGTACAGTAGTGCCAGTTGTTGAAGCACCAGCATCTAACAGATGTAAATCATTTATCATCAATCAATAAGTTGAAGATCCTTCGCAGATACTTAACAGTCAAGAAGAATTCAGTGATAACAAATTACCTGTTGGAACAATGGCCAAGGCAAGAGCGTTGCTTTCCTCTATTGCTGATACACTAGGGTTTGGATCATTCAAGCCCTATCAAGCAAAGAAGATTTAGATTACGGAAGTTAAAGCACTGAATATAAGCATTCTTTTACCTACCAGCAAATCACCAGTATCTGCCACCTTGGTCTTGGGAGGAGGTGAAACAACTTCAGTAACAGGTGGTACTGGAACAGGTTCTTCAGCTGGTGGTCTTTCCTCTTCAACAGGAGCAGGCTCAGGAATTTCCTCTGATTCTTCAGGTCTGTACGTAAGTAGAAGCCTCTCAGGCAATTCCTGATGACAGAACAATTGAAGATTGATGAATTGATCTCATTTCCAGTAATCAGAAGAATACATAATTGGGGGAATAAACCACCAAATATCCTAAGATGGTCAATACAAGGATGAGCGTGAAATTTAAGTTCAGCAATAGAAGCACTAGTAATATAATCACTTTTGTAGGTGTAAATGATGTCGAAACAACAGATAAATGGAATTTATGCCATTTACAGATTTACTAATTTACCACACAAATGATATTGCTCAAAAACATGAAAATTGCTATCTCTGGTTAAGAAATGTTGACGTTTAAGCTACAGGAATTGCATGCTGAAATCTTAATGCTACATAACTTCAATAAGGCAGACTCATCACTGAAAAACACAAGCAAAACAATAGCATTTGGTTTTCCAACTGATTATCGATAGATCCCTAAACTACAAGCGGGTAGACAAAAGTGAAAACAATATAATAATGATAACCCAGGCACTAACCAGTGGTTCTCTAACAGGAACCATTCGCGGAGCCTCCCTCACATACTCCTCCATAGTTGCAAGAAATGTTTGTGGTGGCTGACGAAAAATTCTTACATAAGATGTTATGGGGGAAAAAACAGTGTAAATAGTGAAAGATCTGTCAGCCAGAACAAATCCTCACCTCCCTCAGAGTAGGAAACTGAAAATTCCTTGCAAGTTCTAAACCCCGGCAGTTCTCATAGAAGTCTGATAAATTCCCAGCCTGAAATGTATCAAATACCCTAACCAGATAAGAATGAGGAAAACATGTAGAGTTTTGATCTTTTCAGAATCAATATATACTTTGCACTATCATCTTCTGGACTCTGGAGTTACCTGTTGACCAGCCCTTCTGTAGATTTCAAGAGCTTTGATAGCTTCATGTCTTGGCATCTCAAAAAACTAGACAAACAAAAACTAACATAAGTGCACATTGTCAGCGCCACACGAGAAGGTATTTGCACTTGAAACCCACCATTTACCTTATCAACAAGGTTGATGATTCCATCATTTATCGCACAATAAATTTTGAAGCTTTCTTTTAGCACCTGTGCGATATAGTCACGATCTGAGGTCAAATCAACAAATGAGGCATGGTACTCAGGTAGAGCATAAGCTACGATGCCACATTCTTGTTTATTTGGTAAGTTGGTGGAAGTCTTCAGGAAAATAAAGCAGATGTTTACTTGTATAGGGTAGCTTACTTTCAACACAGCAATGAATGATAGTATAATTCATATATTTATGGATATTCTTCAGCAGCAGTAAAACATGGTGCATTGAAGGATATGTTTCTCAGCAGTAGTCAAATATAGATAATTTAAGGACGTATTTTCATTGTACAGGATACACATCATGTAGAAAAAGTAAGAAGGAACAACATTGTGTGTTGGGGCCTAGACAGTATCTAGTAGGACATTGAGTCATAGAGGTAGAATACAGAGTTATAGCAGAAATAACACTAGATTGTTCTATTTTCACCAATATCATTTTTATAGGTTGAAAAGCTGAGGCTGAGTTTAAAAAAATTGCCTTCAGATGGAAAAAGGTTTAAACATTGCTTTCAAGCCTAAAAGAGCAGGTGTAGTACTAGAGGATAGAACACAAACAAATTGAACAACAAAAGAACAGAACTTACCAAAGCTAAAGCATATTGCACCAAGTAGTTGTTATTCGCAGCTCCTTCAGGCTGCAAGAACGAAGCAAAGTTGTGTCATGTGATAaagtagaaaagaaaatgaaagaaacCAGAAGCTGTTTATAGACTTGTTAAGCCAAAAGTTAAAGAGATAATCACCCGACATCCAACAAGTCTGTATAATAACTGCTGCAAAGCTGGAAGTTGATCTAACAGATCCTGTGAATTCAATTCTCTAGTTCTACTGTGTCCCTGATAGCAAAATAGAATCAGTTGAAGAATTCATTAGTGACCTAGAACTGGTACTGAAATTTAACACAGTTGCAATCCTAGAAAGTAATCAGTTGCAGCATCAAAATGAGATGATGTTTCAAACCTTTTCAGGACCTTGACCTTGTTTGGACAAACGCTCAGCTTCAACATCATACTTCAGAACTCTGAAGCATTCCAACCTTTCCTCCAAAAATAAACCATATGTGCGCACCCAGGCAGAACAATCCCAAGCTGCACGGTACTCGCCATCAGAAAATAGGGAAATGAAGAGGTAATAAGCAGGAAATTTCCTACAATAAGAAGAAATGCTAACCAATTGGGCTGGAGTCATCCTTAAAGTTCGAAAGTTGCAGGATACGTCCCCTTTGTGTAAAATTAAGAAGCTCTTCTCGGAATGTAGGATCGCCCTCGCGAAGAAGTCTATGAATCACTACAAGTGTTTTCAATGCAACCTATAcgtcacaaaaaaaaattgcaaagaaaaaaaaaacaatcatcAAACAACATGAACAAAAATCCTATATAAGGCACGAACAACAAAAAATCTCAAGCGAACATAGAACTTACAATCCAGTTGCGGGTCTTAGCAAGACGGCGGGCAAGCGCGTGGATGCAGTAGGCGACATCTGCCCGCGGCCTGGAGATGGACGTCGCCGCGGCAATCTCTGCAACACCGCCACACACACACCAATTACCCCATCAAACACCGAACCCAACGGAAAAGCACACACACCTCAGGCTCCCACTTAGGGGGCACGATCTAATTCCAATCCCCATATAAACACTAAATTAGGCAGAAGCTTTAATATGCCATATATGGTGTGAGAATGAATCAACGCACTCCGCAAGTGGCGCTCCTTGGGCGGGCACTCCACGTGGTTAGTCGCCTTCACGATCGCCACATCCAGATCCTACAAAGGCAAGTAGACACCAGTCAAAACCCACAGATCCGAGGACCGCCGCGCGAACCCAAACACGCCACCGAGGAAAAAAAACTAGGGTTTGGATGAACTCTGACCAAACTTGGGTCGAAAAAATCCGTGAAAACCGGAGCGGGAAGACACTAGATCAGGGGGCACCTTGAAGTCGGAGTTGAGGTTGGCGAGGCTGACGGTGGTGGTGTCCTTGATGGCGCCGTAGGCCTTGCGCCAGCTCTGCATCGACGCCATTCCTGCGCGGCCGCTTCGTTCTCCTCGCCGCTATTCCTATTCCTTTCTGGCTTCCTCGCTATTTCTGGGGACGCGTTTGGTTCGGTTttttggtggtggtggggggggggggttatttTGTGTCGGCGTGTCAAATTTCGCGACGCGGGGGAGAAAAATGAACAAGTAGAGGGTGCTTTTGCGAAGTTGCGTACGAGCGCTTGTGATTTACTGGCGGAAGGTTCGAGACTGAACACTGTTGTTTGGTTCGGCTTTGGAGTA includes:
- the LOC133929345 gene encoding putative clathrin assembly protein At2g01600, yielding MASMQSWRKAYGAIKDTTTVSLANLNSDFKDLDVAIVKATNHVECPPKERHLRKIAAATSISRPRADVAYCIHALARRLAKTRNWIVALKTLVVIHRLLREGDPTFREELLNFTQRGRILQLSNFKDDSSPIAWDCSAWVRTYGLFLEERLECFRVLKYDVEAERLSKQGQGPEKGHSRTRELNSQDLLDQLPALQQLLYRLVGCRPEGAANNNYLVQYALALVLKESFKIYCAINDGIINLVDKFFEMPRHEAIKALEIYRRAGQQAGNLSDFYENCRGLELARNFQFPTLREPPQTFLATMEEYVREAPRMVPVREPLELPERLLLTYRPEESEEIPEPAPVEEERPPAEEPVPVPPVTEVVSPPPKTKVADTGDLLGLNDPNPSVSAIEESNALALAIVPTDAGASTTGTTVLQDKGFDPTGWELALVTTPSNTTSAADSQLGGGFDKLILDSLYDEGAYRQRQQQQFNGSAAPNPFMTTDPFAMSNQVAPPPSVQMAAMSQQHQQIPTMMQPNPFGPPMQPQLMGMGPATNPFLDTGFGAFPVANNGHQQHNPFGGAQLL